A genomic segment from Triticum dicoccoides isolate Atlit2015 ecotype Zavitan chromosome 1A, WEW_v2.0, whole genome shotgun sequence encodes:
- the LOC119355734 gene encoding extensin-like encodes TPPPYQPSDQSPPPPSSSSPPPPTPTTPPIPPSSPPITPPTYEPNDQSPPPSLNPPSIPPPPPCSPPATPPMEPTNEQPPPPSSSLSPPPVAPATPPPYQPSDQSSPPPPSSSPPVTPPTYEPNDQPPPPPLNPPSIHPPPPSSPPETSPMAPISEQPPPASPTFSSPPPIAPTTPPPYQPIDQSPPPQSSSSPPPLAPPTPQTPPSSPLVTPPTQEPNNQPPPPPFNFPSISPPPPSSPLATTPMAPTNEQPPPPSSSFSPPSIAPTTPPPYQPSDQSPPPPSSSSPPPLAPATPQTPPSSPPATSPTYEPTDQPPPLHCHKPGRGPNPHGGDGHSNNGRGPPEKDCSEAETSPPSPEPSPNQGNGSPSPPPPQSYYPPMAPPPLDSSPPTPPPPYQPSDQSPPPPSSSSPPPLAPATPQTPPSSPPVTPPTYEPNYQPPPPPLNPPSISPPPPSSPPTTPPMAPTNE; translated from the exons ACACCTCCACCCTACCAACCTAGTGATCAATCTCCTCCACCGCCGTCATCATCTAGCCCACCTCCACCAACTCCAACCACCCCACCAATACCTCCATCTAGTCCTCCTATTACACCTCCAACATACGAACCTAATGACCAATCACCACCACCTTCATTGAATCCTCCATCCATTCCTCCACCACCTCCTTGTAGCCCACCCGCAACACCTCCAATGGAACCGACTAATGAGCAGCCTCCTCCACCATCGTCGTCATTGAGCCCTCCACCAGTAGCTCCTGCTACGCCTCCACCCTACCAACCTAGCGATCaatcctctccaccaccaccatcatctaGCCCTCCTGTTACACCTCCAACATACGAACCTAACGATCAACCTCCACCGCCACCTTTAAATCCTCCATCCATTCACCCACCGCCTCCATCTAGCCCACCTGAAACATCTCCAATGGCCCCAATTAGTGAGCAGCCTCCTCCAGCATCACCCACATTTAGCTCCCCACCACCAATAGCTCCTACAACACCTCCCCCTTACCAACCTATTGATCAGTCCCCCCCACCACAATCATCATCTAGCCCCCCACCACTAGCTCCACCCACCCCACAAACACCTCCATCTAGTCCCCTTGTTACACCTCCAACACAGGAACCTAACAATCAACCGCCACCGCCTCCATTTAATTTTCCGTCCATTTCCCCACCACCTCCATCTAGCCCACTTGCAACAACTCCAATGGCCCCAACTAATGAGCAGCCTCCTCCACCATCATCGTCATTTAGTCCCCCATCAATAGCTCCTACTACACCTCCACCATACCAACCTAGTGATCAATCCCCTCCACCGCCGTCATCATCTAGTCCTCCACCACTAGCTCCAGCCACCCCACAAACCCCTCCATCTAGTCCCCCTGCTACATCTCCAACCTACGAGCCTACCGATCAACCACCACCGCTACATTGCCATAAGCCCGGACGTGGTCCAAATCCCCATGGCGGTGATGGTCATAGTAATAACGGTCGAGGACCACCAGAAAAGGATTGCAGTGAAGCAGAGACATCACCGCCATCGCCCGAGCCATCCCCAAACCAAGGTAATGGTTCGCCATCACCACCGCCACCCCAGTCTTATTATCCACCCATGGCTCCACCTCCATTAGATTCTAGTCCTcctacaccaccaccaccataccAACCTAGTGATCAATCCCCTCCACCCCCGTCATCCTCTAGCCCCCCACCACTAGCTCCAGCCACCCCACAAACACCTCCATCCAGTCCCCCTGTTACACCTCCAACATACGAACCTAACTATCAACCGCCACCGCCTCCATTGAATCCTCCATCCATTAGCCCACCACCTCCGTCTAGCCCACCTACAACACCTCCAATGGCCCCGACTAATGA ATGA